The following coding sequences are from one Devosia neptuniae window:
- a CDS encoding BA14K family protein, with amino-acid sequence MTTKFGKLAATVMAGAVMLAGAMPAFAQGGVMMNPKPGNSFSQRDRVITSYCDRYRNDRDCRRYYGGGWNDRDYNNFYRNRRDSLDGIAAGLFGFGFGALLGGALANQNNNNYGGQPVYGGSSYQAHVNACYSRYRSYDEETDTFMGYDGVRRRCQL; translated from the coding sequence ATGACGACGAAATTTGGAAAACTTGCCGCGACGGTGATGGCCGGAGCCGTGATGCTCGCCGGTGCGATGCCAGCATTTGCCCAGGGCGGCGTGATGATGAACCCGAAACCGGGCAACAGCTTTTCACAACGCGACCGGGTGATCACCAGCTATTGTGACCGCTACCGCAATGACCGCGACTGCCGCCGCTATTATGGCGGTGGGTGGAACGATCGCGATTATAACAACTTCTACCGCAATCGCCGCGACTCGCTCGATGGCATCGCAGCTGGCCTGTTCGGTTTCGGCTTTGGCGCACTGCTGGGCGGCGCTCTCGCCAACCAGAACAACAATAATTACGGCGGGCAGCCGGTTTATGGCGGCAGCTCGTATCAGGCCCATGTGAATGCCTGCTATTCGCGCTACCGCTCCTATGACGAAGAGACCGACACGTTCATGGGCTATGACGGCGTCCGCCGTCGCTGCCAGCTGTAG
- a CDS encoding DUF6898 family protein, whose translation MPQGEVLFEFVQLGQQMRVAAIDSASGTEVVVITPVSATRHQMQQLALAKLRRKLQTEAPAPEKRLF comes from the coding sequence ATGCCGCAAGGTGAAGTTCTGTTTGAATTCGTCCAGCTCGGCCAGCAAATGCGCGTCGCCGCCATTGACAGCGCCAGTGGCACTGAGGTGGTCGTCATTACCCCCGTCTCGGCGACCCGCCATCAGATGCAGCAACTCGCCCTCGCCAAACTGCGCCGGAAACTCCAAACCGAAGCCCCGGCGCCCGAAAAGCGGTTGTTCTAG
- a CDS encoding L,D-transpeptidase family protein — MFDRNRVLRNVDQNGNTAAAQALIATNEPILSYDTAYNLQLAISQYEPFVAAGGWEETPQEAYGLKLGESRKAAIALKRRLISSGDMAMVESVSDMIDAPADAGIRAFQARHGLVVNGEVDEATWYALSVPAQTRLNQLYLNAQRVQTMAANLSERYVVVNIPAATIEAVAGGMVEQRHTAVVGRVDRATPIMASKVSQINFNPYWHVPKSLVERDLTKYMQENPNYLAEQNIHIYDGSGNEISPSTIDWTNIGNAVNYMYRQEPGAANSMGHCKINFYNPYDCYLHDTPSKALFGENARFHSSGCVRVEGVNQLVNWLLRDNGDWDQNKVDMTFESLQRLDVECKARVPLHTTYITAWANKQGTVSFRDDVYEFDAQGKVTFDA, encoded by the coding sequence ATGTTCGACCGCAACCGTGTCCTGCGCAATGTTGATCAGAACGGCAATACGGCCGCCGCCCAGGCGCTGATTGCCACCAATGAGCCGATCCTGTCCTATGACACGGCCTACAATCTGCAACTGGCGATTTCCCAATACGAGCCCTTTGTCGCTGCCGGCGGCTGGGAAGAAACCCCGCAGGAAGCCTATGGCCTCAAGCTGGGTGAATCGCGCAAGGCCGCCATCGCGCTCAAGCGCCGCCTGATTTCCTCAGGCGACATGGCAATGGTCGAAAGCGTCAGCGATATGATCGACGCTCCCGCCGATGCTGGCATTCGTGCTTTCCAGGCCCGCCATGGCCTGGTCGTCAATGGCGAGGTCGATGAAGCCACCTGGTATGCACTGTCGGTGCCGGCGCAAACCCGCCTCAACCAGCTCTATCTGAACGCCCAGCGCGTCCAGACCATGGCGGCGAACCTCAGCGAACGCTATGTCGTGGTCAACATTCCGGCCGCCACCATCGAGGCTGTCGCGGGCGGCATGGTCGAGCAGCGCCACACCGCCGTTGTCGGCCGGGTCGATCGCGCCACCCCGATCATGGCCAGCAAGGTCAGCCAGATCAATTTCAATCCCTATTGGCATGTGCCCAAGTCGCTGGTCGAGCGCGACCTGACCAAATACATGCAGGAAAATCCGAACTACCTGGCCGAACAGAACATCCATATCTACGATGGCAGCGGCAACGAAATTTCGCCCTCCACCATCGATTGGACCAATATCGGCAATGCGGTCAATTACATGTACCGCCAGGAGCCGGGCGCGGCCAATTCCATGGGCCATTGCAAGATCAACTTCTACAATCCCTACGATTGCTACCTGCACGACACCCCCTCCAAGGCGCTGTTCGGCGAAAACGCCCGCTTCCATTCTTCAGGCTGTGTGCGCGTCGAGGGTGTCAACCAACTGGTCAACTGGCTGCTGCGCGACAATGGCGATTGGGATCAGAACAAGGTCGACATGACTTTTGAATCGCTGCAGCGCCTCGATGTCGAGTGCAAGGCCCGCGTGCCGCTGCACACCACCTACATCACCGCCTGGGCCAACAAGCAGGGCACGGTCAGCTTCCGCGACGACGTTTACGAATTCGACGCCCAGGGCAAGGTCACTTTCGACGCCTAA
- the ldtR gene encoding transcriptional regulator LdtR — MAIKSNAAEAMSPDRPQSLKPLYLEAVSRVERLHRRLLDLIKDEFDRMGWDDINPVQALLMFNIGDAELTAGELRSRGYYLGSNVSYNLKKLVETGYIFQERSRSDRRSVRIKLTPKGEEVAEVIDELYDRHLKSIDKVGGLGDDEFDGLNKALARLERFWVDQILYKL; from the coding sequence ATGGCGATCAAATCCAACGCAGCCGAGGCTATGTCCCCGGACCGTCCCCAGAGCCTGAAGCCGCTTTATCTCGAAGCCGTTTCGCGCGTCGAACGTCTGCACCGCCGCCTGCTCGATCTCATCAAGGATGAGTTCGACCGCATGGGCTGGGATGACATCAACCCAGTCCAGGCACTGCTGATGTTCAATATCGGCGATGCCGAGTTGACGGCTGGCGAACTGCGGTCGCGGGGCTATTATCTGGGCTCCAACGTCTCGTACAATCTCAAGAAACTGGTCGAAACCGGCTATATCTTCCAGGAACGCTCCCGTTCCGACCGCCGCTCGGTCCGCATCAAGCTGACCCCCAAGGGCGAGGAAGTGGCCGAGGTCATCGACGAGCTTTATGACCGTCACCTCAAGTCGATCGACAAGGTTGGTGGCCTGGGCGACGATGAATTCGACGGCCTCAACAAGGCGCTGGCTCGTCTCGAGCGCTTCTGGGTCGATCAGATCCTCTACAAGCTCTGA
- a CDS encoding helix-turn-helix domain-containing protein, with translation MIGQMLREWRGLRGMSQMELALTAEVSSRHISFLESERAKPSAEMVLRLAEALAMPLRERNALLVAAGFAPQYGESDWQGEQMAEVRQAAAMILAAHAPNPALVLDAAFTILDANAAGLALTGGERDTLGRVNLVDLVFNPGPLRKSIVNWQEVAGYLLHRMREGVRLRGPHSGMAKVLRRARQQPGVDGLVQVHGGMGTVLLPVVINAGGITTRWFTTVTTFGAPQDALAEEITIEQFHPA, from the coding sequence ATGATCGGGCAGATGTTACGGGAATGGCGGGGCTTGCGCGGCATGAGCCAGATGGAGCTAGCGCTGACGGCCGAAGTATCGTCGCGGCATATTTCGTTTCTGGAATCGGAACGCGCCAAGCCTAGCGCCGAGATGGTGTTGCGGCTGGCGGAGGCGCTGGCTATGCCGCTGCGGGAGCGCAATGCGCTATTGGTCGCCGCCGGCTTTGCTCCGCAATATGGCGAGAGCGACTGGCAGGGCGAGCAGATGGCCGAAGTGCGGCAGGCGGCGGCGATGATCCTTGCGGCGCATGCGCCCAATCCGGCGCTGGTGCTGGACGCCGCCTTTACGATTCTGGATGCCAATGCGGCGGGATTGGCACTGACGGGTGGCGAGCGGGACACTTTGGGCCGGGTTAATTTGGTCGATCTGGTGTTCAACCCAGGGCCGCTGCGCAAGAGCATCGTCAATTGGCAGGAAGTGGCTGGTTATCTGCTGCACCGGATGCGAGAGGGCGTGCGCTTGCGCGGGCCGCATTCGGGCATGGCCAAGGTGTTGCGGCGGGCGCGGCAGCAGCCTGGCGTGGATGGGCTGGTGCAAGTGCATGGCGGGATGGGGACGGTGTTGCTGCCGGTGGTGATCAACGCCGGTGGGATCACGACACGGTGGTTTACGACCGTCACCACCTTTGGCGCGCCGCAGGACGCGCTGGCTGAGGAAATCACCATCGAGCAATTCCACCCAGCCTGA
- a CDS encoding VOC family protein, with protein MALKRMDNVGIVVEDLETTVEFFRELGLELEGRGTIEGEWAGRVTGLGDQHVEVAMMRTPDGHSRLELSRFIRPAVIADHRTAPVNALGYLRAMFTVTDIDETVERLRNRGAQLVGDVVQYENVYRLCYIRGPEGLLIGLAEELT; from the coding sequence ATGGCACTCAAACGGATGGACAATGTCGGCATCGTTGTCGAAGACCTCGAAACAACCGTTGAGTTCTTCCGCGAACTCGGCCTCGAGCTTGAAGGGCGCGGCACGATCGAAGGCGAATGGGCCGGACGTGTCACCGGATTGGGCGACCAGCACGTGGAAGTCGCCATGATGCGCACGCCAGATGGCCATAGCCGGCTAGAGCTGTCCCGCTTCATCAGGCCCGCTGTCATCGCCGATCACCGCACCGCCCCGGTCAATGCCCTGGGCTATCTCCGGGCCATGTTCACCGTGACCGACATTGACGAGACGGTGGAGAGACTTCGCAATCGCGGTGCACAGCTCGTTGGCGACGTCGTCCAGTATGAGAACGTGTATCGCCTCTGCTACATTCGTGGGCCCGAAGGGCTGCTCATCGGCCTCGCCGAGGAACTCACCTGA
- the hemB gene encoding porphobilinogen synthase has translation MAEHWNKHDMDFLGGRRLRRSRRTEWSRAMVRETVLTPADLIWPLFVIEGQNEKTQIKSMPGVERLSVDLCVEAARAARDAGIPALALFPNTPDHLRSENAAEAYNPDNLMCRALSAIKSAVPDIGLIADVALDEYSSDGQDGLVRDGEILNDETITVMARSAIVQAKAGADIVAPSDMMDGRVGAIRAVLDGEGFDQVQIMSYAAKYASCFYGPFREAVGSGSRLRGDKRTYQMDFANSDEALREIAADIEEGADSIMVKPGLPYLDIVRRAKDNFNVPIYAYQVSGEYAMIEFAAAAGALDRTRAIHESLHAFKRAGANGVLTYFALEVARELGR, from the coding sequence ATGGCCGAGCACTGGAACAAGCACGACATGGACTTCCTGGGCGGCCGCCGGTTGCGACGCAGCCGCCGGACCGAATGGAGCCGGGCCATGGTGCGCGAGACCGTGCTGACCCCAGCCGATCTGATCTGGCCTCTGTTTGTCATCGAGGGGCAGAATGAGAAGACCCAGATCAAATCCATGCCGGGCGTGGAACGGCTGAGCGTCGATCTGTGTGTTGAGGCGGCGCGGGCGGCACGTGACGCGGGGATTCCGGCGCTGGCGCTGTTTCCCAATACGCCGGATCATTTGCGCAGCGAGAATGCGGCGGAAGCCTATAATCCCGACAATCTGATGTGCCGGGCGCTGAGCGCGATCAAGAGTGCGGTGCCCGATATCGGGCTGATCGCCGATGTGGCGCTGGACGAATATTCGAGCGACGGCCAGGACGGGCTGGTGCGCGACGGGGAAATCCTCAACGACGAGACCATCACGGTGATGGCGCGCTCCGCCATTGTGCAGGCCAAGGCGGGAGCGGACATCGTCGCACCCTCGGACATGATGGACGGGCGCGTGGGGGCGATCCGCGCGGTGCTGGATGGTGAAGGGTTCGACCAGGTCCAGATCATGTCCTATGCGGCCAAATATGCGTCGTGCTTTTACGGGCCATTCCGCGAGGCGGTGGGCTCGGGCAGCCGGTTGCGGGGCGACAAGCGGACCTACCAGATGGATTTCGCCAATTCCGATGAGGCGCTGCGCGAGATCGCCGCGGACATCGAGGAAGGCGCCGACAGCATCATGGTCAAGCCCGGGCTGCCCTATCTGGATATCGTGCGGCGGGCCAAGGACAATTTCAATGTGCCGATCTATGCGTACCAGGTGAGCGGGGAATACGCGATGATCGAGTTCGCGGCAGCGGCGGGTGCGCTGGACCGGACGCGGGCTATTCATGAGAGCCTGCATGCGTTCAAGCGGGCTGGAGCGAATGGGGTGTTGACGTATTTCGCGCTGGAAGTGGCGCGGGAATTGGGGCGCTGA
- a CDS encoding RDD family protein: protein MNQTQTARPILPDPETAPELFDGVLTRRALAFVIDLAIMGMLMLMFGLVGLIAGFLTFGLAWLALVFLVPATVLFYYGVTLGSPSRATLGMRMMDLVLTPTRGQPLDGWMAIIHAGLFWVTFWISWPVSLLFALFTPRRQMIHDLIVGTLMVRRSPMTRHWRAYNGRSQQAY from the coding sequence ATGAACCAGACCCAGACTGCCCGCCCCATTTTGCCCGATCCGGAAACTGCGCCCGAGCTGTTTGACGGTGTGCTGACGCGCCGTGCTTTGGCGTTCGTCATCGATCTGGCGATCATGGGCATGTTGATGCTGATGTTTGGCCTCGTCGGTCTGATTGCCGGCTTCCTGACCTTCGGGCTGGCTTGGCTGGCGCTGGTATTCCTCGTTCCCGCGACTGTGCTGTTTTATTATGGGGTGACGCTGGGTTCGCCCAGCCGGGCGACGCTGGGCATGCGGATGATGGATCTGGTGCTCACCCCGACCCGTGGGCAGCCGCTTGATGGGTGGATGGCGATTATTCACGCGGGCCTGTTCTGGGTCACCTTCTGGATTTCCTGGCCCGTTTCGCTGCTCTTCGCGCTGTTCACGCCCCGCCGGCAGATGATCCATGATTTGATCGTGGGCACGCTGATGGTCCGCCGCTCGCCGATGACCCGGCATTGGCGCGCGTATAATGGGCGGAGCCAACAGGCGTATTGA
- a CDS encoding arginyltransferase: MTDHTPETTQLFLTAAMPCPYLPGKQERKLFTHLTGRRASALHHLLSENGFRRSQNLIYRPACEGCNACQSVRIVAGEFEASSRFRRVLRNNNDIAIDVRPTTATSEQYDLFKRYLESRHAGGGMNQMSFVDYEYMVEDTPVQSVLVEYRLRDHPDQPLIAVALTDVMPDGLSMVYSFYDPDLAHRSLGTFLILDHIAQVRSAGLSYVYLGYWVKDSPKMAYKAQYRPLEVQRGTLGWCSLE; the protein is encoded by the coding sequence ATGACCGACCACACGCCTGAAACCACCCAGTTGTTTTTGACAGCCGCCATGCCGTGCCCGTATTTGCCGGGCAAGCAGGAGCGCAAGCTGTTCACGCACCTGACCGGGCGACGGGCTTCGGCGCTGCATCACCTACTGAGCGAAAACGGCTTCCGACGCAGCCAGAACCTGATTTATCGGCCGGCTTGCGAAGGCTGCAATGCCTGCCAATCAGTGCGGATCGTAGCGGGGGAATTCGAAGCGTCATCGCGCTTCCGCCGGGTGCTGCGCAATAATAACGACATTGCCATAGATGTGCGGCCGACCACGGCAACCAGCGAACAATATGATCTGTTCAAACGCTATCTTGAGTCGCGCCATGCCGGCGGCGGCATGAACCAGATGAGTTTCGTCGACTATGAATATATGGTCGAGGATACGCCGGTGCAGTCGGTGCTGGTCGAATATCGGCTGCGCGACCATCCGGACCAGCCACTGATCGCGGTGGCGCTGACCGATGTGATGCCTGACGGCCTGTCCATGGTCTATAGCTTCTACGACCCCGATCTGGCGCATCGCAGCCTGGGGACATTCCTTATTCTCGACCATATCGCGCAGGTCCGTTCGGCGGGGCTGAGCTATGTCTATCTGGGCTATTGGGTGAAGGATTCGCCAAAAATGGCCTATAAGGCGCAGTATCGGCCGCTCGAAGTGCAGCGCGGCACGCTGGGCTGGTGCTCGCTCGAGTAG
- a CDS encoding endonuclease/exonuclease/phosphatase family protein: MSLLFLLVRLGLVLGALGTATWSILAVFGFAVPVLDLLNHAQILLLPATLIGLFLVTVLLRGNWRKAAMIYAFLGVAASANVMVPEFFASTQARPAAPATGVVRMMTHNLFGMNYAMDKVTAAIFAEDPDIIVLQEYFGEQARELHPLLIERYPYYVRCRGGKRANLGLYSRIPFEQVEDGACPDNAYVTERTAHILAKFHTTDGKAFSVITTHMDWPLPVQRQQDQLDKLSGVLGGIDGPMILAGDFNSTPWSYALRDFVSRNGLVRQTVNLLTYPKRWFYLGAWRDTIPFLPLDHVMTRDGIVVHELHAGRPTASDHLPVVFSFSVE; this comes from the coding sequence ATGTCATTGCTGTTTTTGCTGGTCCGGCTGGGCTTGGTGCTGGGTGCCCTGGGTACCGCCACATGGTCGATATTGGCGGTGTTCGGTTTTGCCGTGCCGGTGCTCGATCTGCTCAACCATGCGCAAATCCTGTTATTGCCGGCAACGCTGATCGGGCTGTTCCTCGTGACCGTTTTGCTGCGCGGAAACTGGCGCAAGGCGGCGATGATCTATGCGTTTCTGGGCGTGGCCGCTTCGGCCAATGTCATGGTGCCCGAATTTTTCGCCTCGACCCAGGCACGGCCGGCAGCGCCGGCGACGGGCGTGGTGCGGATGATGACGCATAATCTGTTCGGCATGAATTACGCGATGGACAAGGTGACCGCGGCGATTTTCGCCGAGGATCCGGACATTATCGTGCTGCAGGAATATTTCGGCGAGCAGGCACGCGAGTTGCATCCGCTGCTGATCGAGCGTTATCCCTATTATGTGCGTTGCCGGGGCGGAAAGCGGGCCAATCTGGGGCTCTATTCGCGTATTCCGTTCGAGCAGGTGGAGGACGGGGCATGCCCCGATAATGCCTATGTGACCGAGCGGACGGCGCATATCCTGGCGAAATTCCACACAACGGATGGCAAGGCCTTTTCGGTGATCACCACGCATATGGACTGGCCGCTGCCAGTGCAGCGGCAGCAGGATCAGCTTGATAAGCTATCGGGTGTGTTGGGCGGGATCGACGGGCCGATGATCCTGGCGGGGGATTTCAACTCGACGCCCTGGTCCTATGCGCTGCGCGACTTTGTCAGCCGGAACGGGCTGGTGCGGCAGACGGTGAACCTGCTGACCTATCCAAAACGCTGGTTTTACCTGGGGGCGTGGCGGGACACGATACCCTTCCTGCCGCTGGATCATGTGATGACGCGGGACGGCATCGTGGTGCATGAACTGCATGCCGGGCGGCCGACAGCCAGCGACCATTTGCCGGTAGTGTTTAGTTTTTCGGTGGAGTGA
- a CDS encoding Dabb family protein translates to MIRHCVFVKFRSGVSGDERAEIYAGLAALVGQIDGLISADFGPNISPESLAQGFKDGFIMDLVDEAARDRYLVDPAHQAAGARLVAALEGGRDGLIVFDLQVDHPNLTPPKN, encoded by the coding sequence ATGATCCGCCACTGCGTTTTCGTCAAGTTCCGCTCGGGCGTCTCGGGCGATGAGCGCGCCGAAATCTATGCCGGCCTTGCCGCGCTGGTCGGGCAAATCGACGGACTGATCTCCGCCGATTTCGGTCCCAATATTTCCCCTGAAAGCCTGGCGCAGGGCTTCAAGGATGGTTTCATCATGGACCTTGTCGATGAGGCCGCGCGCGATCGCTATCTCGTCGACCCCGCCCACCAGGCCGCCGGCGCGCGCCTCGTGGCCGCGCTCGAAGGCGGCCGTGACGGGCTCATTGTCTTCGACCTGCAGGTCGACCACCCCAATCTCACTCCACCGAAAAACTAA
- the parC gene encoding DNA topoisomerase IV subunit A, with protein sequence MSDADTLPPADDQRIVDLRQALEERYLSYALSTITQRALPDARDGLKPVHRRIIHAMRLLKLDPNQGYKKSARIVGDVIGKFHPHGDQSIYDALVRLAQDFAMRYPLVDGQGNFGNIDGDSAAAMRYTESRMTDVATRLLEGIGENAIDFKPTYDGEDEEPVVLPSNFPNLLANGSMGIAVGMATSVPPHNVLELCNAALKIIYNPAATTDELIHQDLSAPPSSDDLVRGPDFPTGGHLVESRAAIVNAYETGRGSFRVRAVWEKEEKGRGVYQIVVTQIPYGVQKSRLVEKIAELLLAKRLPLLKDVRDESADDIRLVLEPRAGTVDPVILMEQLFKLSDLELRFPLNLNVLDKGTLPRVMSLADALKAWLDHRKIVLVRRSQHRLEQIASRLEVLEGYIIAYLNLDEVIRIIREEDDAKASLIAAFSLTDNQAEAILNMRLRSLRKLEEMELREEHTKLTEEKGRLETLLGSDKRQWGEIAKQVEALKKAYPLYEADGTTLHHLGARRSLFSLAPDADHAEITTAFIEREPITVILSEKGWIRALKGHTDEIDEKGFKTGDRLKLAIKAETTDKLLMLTTGGKVYTLGGDKLPGGRGQGEPVRIMVDMEEGQDIVSLFVYRPGQKRIIASSAGYGFIVAEDDMIANTRKGKQILNVTTPDEARLLVPMLGDRVAVIGQNRKLLVFPASQLAEMGRGKGVRLQRYKDGGISDLKAFYAADGLTWTDSSGRTFTKPTEELTDWLGDRASAGRQPPNGFPRNNRFVG encoded by the coding sequence ATGTCCGACGCTGATACCCTCCCTCCCGCCGACGATCAGCGCATCGTCGATCTGCGGCAGGCGCTCGAAGAGCGGTATCTGTCCTATGCGCTCTCCACCATTACCCAGCGCGCGCTGCCCGATGCCCGCGACGGCCTCAAACCCGTCCATCGCCGCATCATCCATGCCATGCGCCTGCTCAAGCTCGATCCCAATCAGGGCTACAAGAAATCCGCCCGTATCGTCGGTGACGTGATCGGTAAGTTTCACCCGCACGGCGATCAGTCGATCTATGACGCCCTGGTGCGCCTGGCGCAGGATTTCGCCATGCGCTACCCGCTGGTCGATGGCCAGGGCAATTTCGGCAATATCGACGGCGATAGCGCTGCCGCCATGCGATACACCGAATCCCGCATGACCGACGTGGCCACGCGCCTGCTCGAAGGCATTGGCGAAAACGCCATCGATTTCAAGCCGACCTATGACGGGGAAGACGAAGAGCCGGTCGTCCTGCCGTCCAATTTCCCCAACCTGCTCGCCAATGGCTCCATGGGCATTGCCGTGGGCATGGCGACTTCCGTGCCGCCGCACAACGTCCTTGAGCTGTGTAACGCCGCCCTCAAGATCATCTACAATCCGGCCGCAACCACGGACGAGCTGATCCATCAGGATCTGAGCGCTCCGCCCTCCAGCGACGATCTCGTGCGCGGCCCCGATTTCCCCACCGGCGGGCATCTGGTCGAAAGTCGCGCGGCCATCGTCAATGCTTATGAGACCGGCCGCGGTTCCTTCCGCGTGCGCGCCGTCTGGGAAAAAGAGGAAAAGGGCAGGGGCGTCTATCAGATCGTCGTCACCCAGATTCCCTATGGCGTGCAGAAATCCCGGCTGGTCGAAAAGATCGCCGAATTGCTGCTCGCCAAGCGCCTGCCTTTGCTCAAGGACGTGCGCGACGAAAGCGCCGACGACATCCGCCTCGTCCTCGAGCCACGCGCCGGCACAGTCGATCCCGTCATCCTGATGGAGCAACTGTTCAAGCTCTCCGATCTCGAACTGCGCTTCCCGCTTAATCTGAACGTGCTCGACAAGGGCACGCTGCCGCGCGTCATGAGCCTGGCCGATGCGCTCAAGGCGTGGCTCGATCACCGCAAGATCGTGCTGGTCCGCCGCAGCCAGCACCGGCTGGAACAGATCGCCAGCCGTCTCGAAGTGCTCGAAGGCTACATCATTGCCTACCTCAATCTCGATGAGGTCATCCGCATCATTCGCGAGGAAGACGATGCCAAGGCCTCGCTGATCGCTGCCTTCTCGCTCACCGACAACCAGGCCGAAGCCATCCTCAATATGCGCCTGCGGTCTTTGCGCAAGCTCGAGGAAATGGAACTGCGCGAGGAGCATACCAAGCTCACCGAGGAAAAGGGGCGGCTCGAAACCCTGCTCGGCTCCGACAAGCGCCAATGGGGTGAAATCGCCAAGCAGGTCGAAGCCCTTAAAAAGGCCTATCCGCTATACGAGGCCGATGGCACGACGCTCCACCATCTCGGCGCCCGCCGCTCGCTGTTCAGCCTGGCGCCCGATGCCGATCACGCCGAAATCACCACCGCCTTCATCGAGCGCGAGCCCATCACCGTCATCCTGTCGGAAAAGGGCTGGATTCGTGCCCTCAAGGGTCACACGGACGAGATCGACGAAAAGGGCTTCAAGACCGGCGACCGGCTCAAGCTGGCGATCAAGGCCGAAACCACCGACAAGCTGCTCATGCTCACCACCGGCGGCAAGGTCTATACGCTGGGCGGCGACAAGCTCCCCGGCGGCCGTGGCCAGGGCGAGCCCGTGCGCATCATGGTCGATATGGAAGAGGGGCAGGACATTGTCAGCCTCTTCGTCTATCGCCCCGGCCAAAAGCGCATCATCGCGTCATCTGCCGGTTACGGGTTTATCGTGGCCGAAGACGACATGATCGCCAATACCCGCAAGGGCAAGCAGATCCTCAATGTCACCACGCCCGACGAGGCCCGCCTGCTCGTGCCCATGCTGGGCGACCGCGTCGCCGTCATCGGACAAAACCGTAAGCTGCTGGTCTTCCCCGCGTCGCAATTGGCCGAAATGGGGCGCGGCAAGGGCGTGCGCCTGCAGCGCTACAAGGATGGCGGCATTTCCGACCTCAAGGCCTTCTACGCCGCCGATGGCCTCACCTGGACCGACAGTTCCGGCCGTACCTTCACCAAGCCCACCGAAGAGCTCACCGACTGGCTCGGCGATCGCGCCTCCGCCGGCCGTCAGCCCCCCAATGGCTTCCCGCGCAACAACAGGTTTGTCGGATGA
- the recO gene encoding DNA repair protein RecO has translation MEWTGEALLIGVRRHGESSVIAEAMVAGRGRHMGLVRGGRSRRLSAVLQPGNTIQLTWRARLEDQLGQFTVELLQARAAQLIGDRTRLYTSQLICDHLRLLPERDPHDRLLGMALGLLDHAPDGAALARFELAILDDLGYGLDLTTCAVTGTSGDLTHVSPKSGRAVSRAAAQPYLDRLLPLPSFLAGRGNAAPSDIAAAFRLTGHFLQDHVWGPRELTPSPTRDILIGMLSRDHDN, from the coding sequence ATGGAATGGACCGGCGAAGCCCTGCTGATCGGTGTGCGCCGCCACGGCGAGAGCAGTGTCATTGCCGAAGCCATGGTGGCCGGTCGCGGCCGGCATATGGGCCTGGTGCGCGGCGGTCGCAGCCGGCGCCTCTCCGCCGTTCTCCAACCCGGCAACACCATCCAGCTCACCTGGCGCGCGCGGCTGGAAGACCAGCTCGGCCAGTTCACCGTCGAATTGCTCCAGGCCCGCGCCGCCCAGCTCATCGGCGACCGCACCCGCCTCTACACCAGCCAGCTGATCTGCGATCACCTGCGCCTCTTGCCCGAACGCGACCCGCATGATCGCCTGCTCGGCATGGCGCTGGGCCTGCTCGATCATGCCCCCGACGGCGCCGCACTCGCCCGCTTCGAGCTCGCCATTCTCGACGACCTCGGTTACGGCCTCGATCTCACCACCTGCGCCGTCACCGGCACATCAGGCGATCTCACCCACGTCTCGCCAAAATCCGGCCGCGCCGTCTCCCGCGCCGCCGCCCAGCCCTATCTCGATCGCCTGCTGCCGCTACCGTCCTTCCTCGCCGGCCGCGGCAACGCCGCCCCCTCCGACATTGCCGCCGCCTTCCGCCTCACCGGCCATTTCCTGCAGGACCACGTCTGGGGGCCGCGCGAACTAACCCCTTCGCCCACCCGTGACATCCTCATCGGCATGCTGTCACGCGACCACGACAACTAG